The stretch of DNA ATCGATGTTCGCCTCGCAGTTCGCCAGACGGCTTTGATGCACAATAAGATCGGCATCTTCGATGGGAAGACAATATGCACCGGTAGCTTCAACTGGACGACTAACGCAGAGAAGCATAACGATGAAAATCTGCTGGTCGTGGATGGTGTGGATCTGGCAGCAGATTATGAAAAATACGTCTTCCAGCGGATTCTTCAAAACGAAACGCTGATAAGAGCAAAGTAATAGAGCTTAAAAATTAAAAAGAAATTTAAAAGGAGTGAAATATATGCCAGAACAAAAGAAAGTTACAACAACAAAGAGTAGTGGAACGAAAAAATCCGGTTACGGGTGGGTGCCTGACTTACCCGATCATCGGGATTTTATGTATAGTGCAGTTCGAAAACCAGCCAAACTACCATCGTCCGTCGATCTGCGTCCCGGATGTTCCAAAGTCGAAGACCAGGGACAACTCGGCAGTTGTACAGGAAATGCCCTTGCGGGTGCACTGGAATTCCTGGAAATGAAGGACAAAGTTCCCTATATCGAATTGAGCAGACTGTTTATATACTACGATGAACGCGCCTTTGAACATACAGTAGCGTCGGATTCAGGCGCCCAGATCCGCGATGGGATAAAGACTCTTGCCAAAAAGGGAGTGTGTTCAGAAAATTGTTGGCCTTATGACATTTCGAAGTTCACTGTGAAGCCAAGCCCACCCTGTTACAAAGAGGCTGCAAGCCATAAAATTACATCATACCAGCGCATCCAGACAGTCGATGAAATGCGGGCCTGCCTTGCGGATGGATATCCATTTGTATTTGGCTTTTCAGTATACGAAAGTTTTGAGTCCCAGCAAGTCGCCCAGACGGGCATAGTACCAATGCCTCAGTCTGGCGAGCAGCAGGTAGGTGGCCATGCTGTGGTGGGGGTGGGTTATAACGATTCCACGAAACGATTTATCGTACGCAACTCCTGGGGGGAAGATTGGGGCATGAAAGGCTACTTCACAATACCTTATGACTATCTTGGGAACAGGAATTTGTCTGACGATTTCTGGACGATCAGACGTGAGGCAGGATTTTAGGTTCCACCCAAATGGAAGTGCCAGCCAAGATTGAGCTTAAGGCCGGAGAAAAATATACATTCAGGCTAAAAGGACTGGGAGCAGCAGGATATAATTGGGAGTACTCGATTGAAGAAACAAAAAAGGTGGTTTCTGTATCATTGGAATTTGTAGATGACCAGAAAAAGGCTAAAAGAATATTGCCCCCTGGTTATAGCAAGGATGTGATGGTTACAGTTGAGGCTAGGGAATCAGGGCAGGCAACAATTCGCTTTGTGCAGCGTCGGTCATGGGAAAAGGTCCTTTCAAGAGAACATATTATTGAAATCAGCGTGAACTAAACGAGCTTATCGTTGAACAGACACGCTGCACATCTGTGTCCCGTGCGCGAGAAGCGAGTGGGATATGTTCCGCCAAGAAAAGAATGCTTTAATCTTTAGCCGAACATTCTAAAAAAAATTTGTCCTAACCGAAAGTTTAATACATGATGATGAATTAGTCTAAACTGGAAGGTGGCGAATTTCCAAAGCGCATAAGCCAAGAAGTTTTACCTGAAACATGAGTGGATAAGAAAGTTTTAGAGTGGAGGTAAGTCTATGGTTAAAAAAAAAGTTATTGTAGAGATAAGGATACCGAAGGTACCAGAATCCAGATTAGCTGCATCAGCAATTGATCTGGTTTCTCAGCTTGACATACCTGGGTTTCAATTAGATAAAGATTCCAAACCAGTTCCTGTGAATCCGCCTGACTATCTTGCTGCGAGCTTCGCTGCCTCCAATGAAACCGTTATGCTTGTGCGGGGTGAGATAGAGGAGGGAAAGGAAAAAGAACTTGAGTCCAAACCAAATGTCATCAAGGTCTGGACTGATGCAAGAATAGAGCCTTCCTATGATTGTGATACGGACACATCAAAAGGGGACATTGACAGTGTTGCCAGATATTTGGGCGTGGATGAAATATGGGCAAAAGGGGTACGGGGAAAAGGCATCGTCATAGGGATATGCGATGATGGTGTCAATGCCCTGTCTTCTGATATCGTGGTTGACGGTTGGTCGCCCCCGAATTGTTCCCGCTATGGAGCAGAAGGCGGGCACGGCAACATGACAGCTACAGATGCAACAGGGATGTGCCCCGAAGCAAGAATTTATGATATTGGGGTTCTTAAGAACCCGCCTGGAAGCCTTCCTGATATCGGCGGTGCGATTTCCAATGCTATAGCCGGGTTCCAGTGGGCTATTGAGCGCCACAGGAAAGACGGCACCCCGCATATTCTTTCAAATAGCTGGAACTGTTACCAGGAGTCGTGGGCTCCCGATTATGCGAGGGATCCCAACCATCCCTTCACGAGAAAAGCCGTTGAGGCGATAAGGGAAGGAATAATAGTCTGCTTCAGTGCCGGGAATTGCGGCAAGAATTGCAAGGACAAAGATCCAAGGTGTGGTTCGGATGAAGGCCAAGGGCGTAGTATCTGGGGTGCGAATGGGCATCCGGAGGTTATAACAGTCGGCGCGGTGAATGTCAAGGGAGAGCTTGCAGGCTATTCAAGCCAGGGGCCTGCAGCCCTATCAAATGAAAAACCCGACTTCTGCGGGATT from Candidatus Methanoperedens sp. encodes:
- a CDS encoding C1 family peptidase; the encoded protein is MPEQKKVTTTKSSGTKKSGYGWVPDLPDHRDFMYSAVRKPAKLPSSVDLRPGCSKVEDQGQLGSCTGNALAGALEFLEMKDKVPYIELSRLFIYYDERAFEHTVASDSGAQIRDGIKTLAKKGVCSENCWPYDISKFTVKPSPPCYKEAASHKITSYQRIQTVDEMRACLADGYPFVFGFSVYESFESQQVAQTGIVPMPQSGEQQVGGHAVVGVGYNDSTKRFIVRNSWGEDWGMKGYFTIPYDYLGNRNLSDDFWTIRREAGF
- a CDS encoding protease inhibitor I42 family protein, whose translation is MEVPAKIELKAGEKYTFRLKGLGAAGYNWEYSIEETKKVVSVSLEFVDDQKKAKRILPPGYSKDVMVTVEARESGQATIRFVQRRSWEKVLSREHIIEISVN
- a CDS encoding S8 family serine peptidase, with protein sequence MVKKKVIVEIRIPKVPESRLAASAIDLVSQLDIPGFQLDKDSKPVPVNPPDYLAASFAASNETVMLVRGEIEEGKEKELESKPNVIKVWTDARIEPSYDCDTDTSKGDIDSVARYLGVDEIWAKGVRGKGIVIGICDDGVNALSSDIVVDGWSPPNCSRYGAEGGHGNMTATDATGMCPEARIYDIGVLKNPPGSLPDIGGAISNAIAGFQWAIERHRKDGTPHILSNSWNCYQESWAPDYARDPNHPFTRKAVEAIREGIIVCFSAGNCGKNCKDKDPRCGSDEGQGRSIWGANGHPEVITVGAVNVKGELAGYSSQGPAALSNEKPDFCGITHFKGYNDPDTGTSAATPIVAGVIGLLKCAKPTLTHAEAKAVLRKTAKDIAGTGFDAESGYGIIQARAAFELIKGQPKPEPKPKPKPKPKPKPKKVK